In the Flavobacterium sp. J372 genome, one interval contains:
- a CDS encoding DUF892 family protein: protein MLINVVKSQSGEARELRALFEKQLKELYWAEQAMIHSIANVAEETSSKDIVEVLNAHRQETIWHVARLEKIFGIAGIPVEELRYKAVECLLTECNELIDNTKRGVVRDAGIIAVLQKIKHYEIACYGTMRAYAIALREEEAVTLLEETLEEEKDVDLELSNIAEAHINIEAADKEI, encoded by the coding sequence ATGCTTATTAATGTTGTGAAAAGCCAAAGCGGCGAGGCAAGGGAACTGAGGGCGCTTTTTGAAAAGCAGCTTAAAGAACTGTATTGGGCTGAACAGGCTATGATACACTCGATTGCCAATGTTGCTGAGGAGACATCATCTAAAGACATTGTTGAAGTACTTAATGCTCACCGGCAGGAAACGATATGGCATGTTGCAAGGCTTGAAAAGATATTCGGCATTGCCGGCATTCCGGTAGAAGAGCTAAGATATAAGGCCGTTGAATGCCTTTTGACAGAATGCAACGAACTGATTGACAACACCAAACGCGGCGTAGTGCGCGATGCGGGCATTATTGCTGTATTGCAGAAGATAAAACATTATGAGATAGCCTGTTACGGAACAATGCGGGCTTATGCAATTGCATTGAGGGAGGAAGAAGCCGTGACATTGCTTGAAGAAACTCTTGAAGAAGAAAAAGATGTTGACCTCGAACTTTCAAACATTGCGGAAGCACACATCAACATAGAAGCGGCTGATAAAGAAATTTAA
- a CDS encoding SDR family oxidoreductase, with translation MEKPSQFPPQEQSQPGDEHKMNPEPEVIRENYKGSDKLKGKRALISGGDSGIGRSAAVHFAREGADVAIIYYDEDKDANETKAMIEAEGTKCVLIKGDLKNEDFCKKAVQQAVDELGGLNILVNNAAVQFPKTEFKDITGSQVRETFETNIISFFYVTREAMKHLEKGDCIINTTSVTAYRGSEHLIDYSSTKGAIVSFTRSTSAMLAEKGIRVNGVAAGPIWTPLIPATFTADEVAKFGQDVPLKRAGQPSELGPTYVFLASEDASYITGQIIHVNGGEVVGG, from the coding sequence ATGGAAAAGCCAAGCCAGTTTCCGCCACAGGAACAAAGCCAGCCGGGTGACGAACATAAAATGAATCCGGAGCCGGAAGTAATCCGTGAAAATTATAAAGGCAGTGATAAGCTGAAAGGCAAAAGAGCGCTCATATCAGGTGGTGATAGCGGCATTGGCCGAAGCGCTGCGGTTCATTTTGCACGTGAAGGCGCTGATGTGGCGATAATTTACTATGATGAAGATAAAGATGCGAATGAAACTAAAGCCATGATTGAAGCCGAAGGTACAAAATGCGTATTAATAAAAGGCGACCTGAAAAATGAGGACTTCTGTAAAAAAGCTGTGCAGCAGGCCGTTGATGAGCTTGGCGGGCTAAACATTTTGGTAAACAATGCGGCGGTGCAATTCCCTAAAACTGAGTTTAAGGATATTACCGGCAGCCAGGTACGCGAAACGTTTGAAACAAATATCATATCCTTCTTTTATGTAACACGTGAGGCAATGAAGCACTTGGAAAAAGGCGACTGCATTATCAATACAACTTCTGTAACGGCGTACCGTGGCAGCGAACACCTTATTGACTACAGCAGCACTAAAGGGGCTATAGTGTCATTTACAAGGTCAACATCGGCAATGCTGGCAGAGAAAGGCATACGGGTAAACGGCGTTGCGGCGGGGCCTATATGGACGCCGCTTATCCCGGCAACCTTTACTGCTGATGAAGTTGCAAAGTTCGGACAGGATGTGCCGCTGAAACGCGCCGGGCAGCCATCAGAACTGGGGCCGACCTATGTTTTCCTTGCCAGTGAAGATGCGTCATACATCACAGGACAGATAATCCATGTCAACGGCGGTGAAGTGGTAGGAGGATAG
- the lysM gene encoding peptidoglycan-binding protein LysM, translated as MSTLTFNKDAGASLWGSISQAAPDAENLKASELLNFVKKLGLKYKNIRLSTKGQNVVLEGEVDDQADAEKIALAVGNVGGVASVENKMRVTVSAPPSQYHTVVSGDSLSKIAGKYYGDVQKYNIIFEANKPMLSDPDKIYPGQVLRIPAQA; from the coding sequence ATGAGTACACTGACATTTAATAAAGATGCTGGGGCATCATTATGGGGCAGCATTAGCCAGGCTGCGCCCGATGCAGAAAATTTAAAAGCGAGCGAACTGCTTAATTTTGTAAAGAAGCTCGGGCTGAAGTATAAGAACATCAGGCTGAGCACAAAAGGCCAAAACGTAGTTCTTGAAGGTGAGGTTGATGACCAGGCTGATGCCGAAAAAATTGCACTCGCCGTAGGGAATGTAGGCGGAGTAGCGTCTGTTGAGAATAAAATGCGTGTAACGGTTTCAGCGCCGCCGTCACAATACCATACAGTTGTGAGTGGAGATTCGCTATCTAAAATTGCCGGTAAATATTATGGCGATGTACAGAAATACAACATCATCTTTGAAGCCAACAAGCCGATGCTCTCTGACCCTGACAAGATTTATCCCGGGCAGGTGCTGCGCATACCGGCGCAAGCATAA
- the obgE gene encoding GTPase ObgE — protein sequence MTEGNFVDYVKIYVSSGKGGKGSTHLHREKFIEKGGPDGGDGGRGGHVYLVGNKGLWTLFHLKFARHIKAGHGGDGGSARSTGADGEDKYIEVPLGTVVRDKETNEILFEITEDGEKQIIAKGGKGGLGNWHFRSSTNQTPRYSQPGMPPEEKDIILELKVLADVGLVGFPNAGKSTLLSVLTSAKPKIADYPFTTLKPNLGIVAYRDFQSFVIADIPGIIEGAAEGKGLGHYFLRHIERNSTLLFLVPADAEDIRKEYEILLDELRRYNPEMLDKDRLLVISKSDMLDDELKAEMKKLLDKELKGVPYMFISSVAQQGLTELKDKLWQMLNV from the coding sequence ATGACAGAAGGTAATTTTGTAGATTATGTAAAGATATATGTGTCTTCCGGTAAGGGAGGTAAGGGATCTACCCACCTGCACAGGGAAAAATTTATTGAAAAGGGTGGTCCGGATGGTGGTGACGGCGGCCGTGGCGGGCACGTATACCTTGTGGGTAACAAAGGGCTGTGGACACTTTTCCACCTGAAGTTTGCGCGCCATATAAAGGCAGGGCACGGCGGTGACGGAGGCTCAGCGCGAAGCACCGGAGCAGATGGTGAAGATAAGTACATTGAGGTTCCGTTAGGAACTGTAGTGCGCGATAAAGAAACGAATGAGATACTATTTGAAATAACCGAAGACGGCGAGAAGCAGATTATCGCCAAAGGCGGTAAGGGCGGACTGGGCAACTGGCATTTCCGCAGCTCTACCAACCAGACGCCGAGGTACTCTCAGCCGGGCATGCCGCCGGAAGAGAAGGACATAATCCTTGAACTGAAAGTACTGGCCGATGTTGGCCTTGTAGGCTTCCCGAATGCGGGTAAAAGCACACTGCTTAGCGTACTGACGTCTGCCAAACCAAAAATTGCAGACTATCCGTTTACTACACTAAAACCAAATCTTGGCATTGTGGCGTACAGGGATTTTCAATCATTTGTGATTGCAGATATACCGGGAATCATTGAAGGCGCCGCAGAAGGGAAGGGGCTTGGGCATTACTTCCTGCGCCATATAGAGCGTAACTCTACACTATTATTCCTTGTTCCGGCAGATGCCGAAGATATCAGGAAAGAGTATGAAATACTTTTAGATGAGCTTCGCCGCTACAACCCTGAAATGCTTGATAAAGACAGGCTGCTTGTTATCTCTAAAAGCGACATGCTGGACGATGAACTGAAAGCAGAAATGAAAAAACTGCTCGATAAGGAGCTAAAAGGTGTGCCGTATATGTTTATATCATCTGTAGCCCAACAAGGCCTTACAGAGCTTAAGGATAAGCTGTGGCAGATGCTGAATGTGTAG
- a CDS encoding glycosyltransferase, protein MDTEIITSQHQLLETSDNLSSGNLISRSFNKFKGIDTSRAVILAATIALLLGAAYMVYELQPEIEKLHFERLSTTWGFYFIVITTALLVYKLLYFLFNVVLYFKYKSVKSVTDELLPSVTVIVPAYNEGRLVYDTLVSLVASKYPSQKLQLLAIDDGSKDDTWEWMQKAKADLGDSISIFKQPKNMGKRHALYRGFKMGTGDVFVTVDSDSVVKEDTLRNLVSPFAVNPKCGAVAGNVRVLNNSNAIIPKMLNVSFVLSFEFMRSAQSALGSVLCTPGALSAYRRDVVFNCLEDWINQTFNGQASDIGEDRAMTNMIMKQGFHVLFQRNSYVLTNVPESFTGLYKMFIRWGRSNVRENLMMGKFVFKKFREGSSRFGTRLVFFDQALNMLLTYPFMLLMFVLVCLNPIIFLTTTLFGILISSSFSVFFYAKRHTLKGSGWAYAYSLLYTFALFWIMPYAIATVSRGGWLTRG, encoded by the coding sequence ATGGATACAGAAATTATTACAAGCCAACACCAACTTTTAGAAACATCTGATAATCTAAGTTCAGGAAACTTAATTTCACGCAGCTTCAATAAATTTAAGGGTATCGATACATCACGTGCCGTCATTCTTGCCGCTACAATAGCATTATTGCTTGGTGCAGCCTATATGGTTTATGAATTACAGCCTGAAATAGAAAAACTGCATTTTGAAAGGCTGAGTACCACCTGGGGTTTCTATTTTATAGTAATCACTACGGCGCTATTGGTATATAAACTGTTGTATTTTCTGTTTAATGTTGTACTGTATTTCAAGTATAAGTCTGTAAAATCTGTAACAGATGAATTGCTGCCTTCGGTAACGGTCATAGTGCCGGCTTATAATGAAGGGCGCCTGGTATATGATACGCTTGTAAGCCTGGTAGCCAGCAAATACCCTTCACAAAAATTGCAGCTGCTAGCCATAGATGATGGCAGTAAAGATGATACATGGGAGTGGATGCAAAAAGCAAAGGCAGATTTAGGTGATAGTATTTCCATCTTTAAACAGCCAAAAAATATGGGCAAAAGGCATGCGCTGTACCGTGGCTTTAAAATGGGTACAGGAGATGTTTTTGTAACGGTTGATAGTGACTCTGTAGTTAAGGAAGATACACTGCGCAACCTCGTTAGCCCGTTTGCAGTGAACCCTAAGTGCGGCGCAGTAGCTGGCAACGTGAGGGTGCTGAATAATAGTAATGCCATTATACCCAAAATGCTTAATGTAAGTTTTGTGCTTAGCTTTGAGTTTATGCGCTCTGCACAAAGTGCGCTTGGTTCAGTGCTGTGTACGCCGGGAGCGCTTTCTGCTTATCGCAGGGATGTTGTTTTCAATTGCCTTGAAGACTGGATTAACCAAACCTTTAACGGCCAGGCCAGCGATATTGGTGAAGACCGCGCCATGACAAATATGATTATGAAGCAGGGTTTCCATGTATTGTTCCAGCGTAATTCTTATGTGCTTACCAACGTGCCTGAAAGCTTTACAGGCCTGTATAAAATGTTTATACGCTGGGGCAGGAGCAATGTGCGCGAAAATCTTATGATGGGCAAGTTTGTCTTCAAAAAATTCAGGGAAGGCAGCTCAAGGTTCGGGACAAGATTAGTGTTTTTTGACCAGGCGCTCAATATGCTGCTAACCTATCCGTTTATGCTGCTAATGTTTGTGCTGGTATGCTTAAACCCTATAATTTTCCTGACTACAACGCTGTTCGGTATCCTGATATCCTCAAGCTTCAGTGTTTTCTTTTATGCCAAAAGGCACACATTAAAAGGATCCGGTTGGGCCTATGCCTACAGTTTGCTTTACACGTTTGCTTTATTCTGGATAATGCCCTACGCTATAGCAACGGTAAGCCGGGGCGGATGGCTGACACGCGGATAA
- a CDS encoding hemolysin family protein: MEIAIIVFLIILNGVFSMSEIALISARKNRLETAAKKGNASAQTALDLANSPNKFLSTVQIGITLIGILTGIYSGDKVTGDVEAWILTIEPLAPYAHNIAVGVVVVILTFFSLVLGELLPKRIGLNYPETIAKTVALPMKYISIITAPFIWLLTTSTEFLLKIFRIRPTADGKVTEEEIKAIIKEGTEGGEVQEIEHDIMERVFHIGDRKVNSLMTHRKSVIYLSTEDNKENIRGIMLEELHSVYPVCEGKNLDDVIGVVLLKDIFANFERPDFKLQDIVKEPVYLIEHTSAYKALEIFKKTKVHYALVTDEYGVFQGIITLNDILEALVGDASDFYDDEFQLVAQENGTWIVDGHYPLHDFLTYFDLDDLTNDYEVTTVSGLVMTELSYIPKEGEKLAWNLYELEVLKMDGVKIDKVLVRSIKE, translated from the coding sequence TTGGAAATAGCCATAATTGTTTTCCTGATAATCCTTAACGGCGTATTCTCTATGAGCGAGATTGCGCTGATTTCGGCACGGAAGAACAGGCTGGAAACAGCCGCCAAAAAAGGCAATGCCAGCGCACAGACAGCGCTTGACCTTGCCAATTCACCCAACAAATTCTTGTCTACAGTACAAATAGGCATCACGCTTATCGGTATCTTAACCGGTATCTACTCCGGCGATAAGGTAACCGGAGATGTTGAGGCATGGATACTCACAATTGAGCCGCTTGCACCTTATGCACACAATATAGCTGTAGGTGTAGTAGTTGTAATACTTACCTTCTTTTCGCTTGTATTGGGCGAATTGCTGCCAAAGCGCATAGGATTAAATTATCCGGAGACGATCGCCAAAACGGTGGCGCTCCCAATGAAGTACATTTCTATCATCACGGCGCCATTCATATGGCTGCTTACCACATCTACAGAGTTTTTGCTGAAGATTTTCCGCATACGCCCCACGGCTGACGGGAAGGTTACGGAGGAAGAAATCAAGGCGATCATTAAGGAAGGTACCGAAGGTGGTGAAGTGCAGGAAATTGAGCACGACATCATGGAGCGCGTTTTCCATATCGGCGACAGGAAGGTAAATTCGCTGATGACACACCGCAAATCGGTTATCTATCTCTCAACCGAAGATAATAAAGAGAATATCCGCGGTATTATGCTTGAAGAATTGCACAGCGTGTACCCCGTTTGCGAAGGTAAGAACCTTGATGATGTTATTGGGGTGGTACTGCTGAAAGATATCTTCGCCAACTTTGAAAGGCCTGATTTTAAATTGCAGGATATTGTAAAAGAACCTGTGTATCTTATTGAGCACACATCAGCCTATAAGGCCCTTGAGATATTCAAAAAAACAAAGGTGCATTATGCACTTGTAACAGATGAGTACGGTGTTTTCCAGGGCATCATCACGCTGAATGACATATTGGAGGCGCTTGTAGGTGATGCATCAGATTTTTATGATGATGAGTTCCAGCTGGTGGCGCAGGAAAATGGTACCTGGATTGTAGACGGGCATTACCCCCTGCATGATTTTCTTACTTACTTTGACCTTGACGACCTTACCAATGATTATGAGGTAACAACAGTAAGCGGGCTTGTAATGACTGAGCTATCATATATTCCGAAAGAAGGTGAGAAACTGGCATGGAACTTATATGAACTGGAAGTACTGAAAATGGATGGTGTGAAAATTGACAAAGTTCTTGTACGATCAATAAAAGAATAA
- a CDS encoding adenylate kinase, with translation MINIVLFGKPGAGKGTQAEFLKEKYNLTHISTGDVFRYNLKNNTPLGQEAKGYMDRGDLVPDELTIKMLQDEVEKHPDTKGFLFDGFPRTTAQADALDAFLKSKGWEVAGTVALEADDNILVQRLLERGKTSGRPDDQDEEKIRNRYEEYNEKTAPLIDYYKAQGKFHAVDGIGDISEITKRLTAVIDTFN, from the coding sequence ATGATCAATATCGTACTTTTCGGAAAGCCGGGTGCAGGCAAAGGCACACAGGCTGAATTTTTGAAAGAGAAATACAACCTTACACACATATCTACCGGAGATGTTTTCCGTTACAACCTTAAGAATAATACGCCGCTTGGGCAGGAAGCCAAAGGTTATATGGACAGGGGTGACCTTGTGCCGGATGAACTTACCATAAAAATGCTTCAGGATGAGGTAGAAAAGCATCCTGACACAAAAGGGTTTTTATTTGACGGTTTCCCGAGGACTACCGCCCAGGCCGATGCGCTTGATGCTTTCCTGAAAAGCAAAGGCTGGGAAGTTGCAGGCACGGTAGCGCTTGAGGCTGATGACAATATACTTGTGCAAAGGCTCCTGGAGCGCGGCAAAACTAGTGGCAGGCCTGATGACCAGGATGAAGAAAAGATACGCAACCGCTATGAGGAGTATAATGAAAAGACTGCCCCACTTATTGATTACTATAAGGCTCAGGGCAAGTTTCATGCGGTTGACGGCATAGGCGACATCTCTGAAATTACGAAGCGGCTTACAGCTGTTATCGACACGTTTAACTAA
- a CDS encoding phosphoribosyltransferase, which produces MIQLHDKQFVPFIPAEEIETAITRMVRQAEDDHVGEVPVFIGVLNGAFMVVSDFMKRYSGPCEVSFVKLASYEGTESTHDVKQLIGLGQNLTGRSVVIIEDIVDTGNTIVELKKMFEGQGVKQLKIATLFFKPEAYTKDIKLDYIGFEIPNKFIVGYGLDYDGLGRNIPEIYQLHD; this is translated from the coding sequence GTGATACAGCTTCACGATAAACAATTTGTGCCTTTTATCCCGGCAGAAGAAATTGAAACCGCAATAACACGTATGGTACGCCAGGCCGAAGATGACCATGTAGGCGAAGTTCCGGTTTTTATAGGAGTGCTCAACGGCGCTTTTATGGTAGTTTCAGACTTTATGAAACGCTATAGCGGGCCATGTGAAGTGAGCTTTGTTAAGCTGGCTTCTTATGAGGGCACAGAATCGACCCATGATGTAAAGCAGCTGATAGGGCTGGGGCAGAATCTTACAGGGCGCTCAGTAGTTATTATTGAAGATATTGTTGATACCGGCAATACCATCGTTGAGCTTAAAAAGATGTTTGAAGGGCAGGGCGTAAAGCAACTGAAGATAGCAACGCTTTTCTTTAAGCCGGAAGCCTACACTAAAGACATTAAGCTGGACTACATTGGCTTTGAAATCCCGAATAAATTTATTGTAGGCTACGGACTTGACTATGATGGGCTGGGCCGCAACATCCCTGAAATTTACCAACTACACGACTAA